TCTTCGGGGTGAGAACCCCGGAGATCCCGAGACCCAGGGCATGCCCCTTGGCGTCGGCAGGACGGCCGGCCGTGAAATGGGTGAGCTCCCGATGGTAATCCACGTAGACCTTGGTCCGGGGCTGGATCTTGACCCCGACGCTGCCGCCGAGGTTCAAGTCGTAATGGTTGAGAAGCGCGCCGCTGGCGGCTCCCACGAATTTATCGAGGCTGTGGCGCACATCGAGGGTGTACGCCAGCCCACGGCTTCTTTCCACCGCCAGTTCCAGGGACAAGGTGTTCTCCCAGCGCTGCTCCTGGTTGGTGAGCTCATTTGTCGGAGGCAAGGCCGTGTTCACGTATGCGTCCGAAATGTTGAGTGAAATATCGTGGCGCGGCTGGTAGCGGTAGCCGAGGCTCATGTTTTGCGAGGCGAAGCTCTTGCGGGTGATGCGGCCGTTATAATAAGTGCCTCCCAGGCCATAGGAGAAGGACAGGAGGTTCCAGCGCCCTAGGGGATAGCTCAGGGCAAACCCCAGGTCCCCCGTCGTGGTCCAGGAATCCATAGCACCGCCAGGCGTCAGGAAGACGTTGGTATCGTAAACCTGGGTCAAGCCGTAGCTCGTACTCAGCTTGAAGGGCCAGCGGCGGCCCTTCTGCCGCTTGCGGATCTCGACCAAGGTGGGCGGCGGGGCGGGCGGGGGCGGGCCCTCCAGGTCGGGGAAGGCGATCTCCTCGCCCGCCGCGTGATAAGTGACCACGTCGGGCTCCCAGAAGACCTTCGCGGCGCCGGTGATCACGGCGAGGACCGGCTTCTCCCCCACGAACGCGTAGGAGAGGGCGGTCCCGGCCTTGGCCTTTATGATCACAAGCCCGCTGCGCAAGGTCGCCTCTCCCGAGAACACCCGGAGCTGGGTGCCTGGGCTGATCGCGAAGGTCCCGG
The nucleotide sequence above comes from Elusimicrobiota bacterium. Encoded proteins:
- a CDS encoding outer membrane beta-barrel protein encodes the protein MKPQAWFLLILLGAAPAWASREPVLELVRVTGEVGVRWSGHDLTVDAGAGTFAISPGTQLRVFSGEATLRSGLVIIKAKAGTALSYAFVGEKPVLAVITGAAKVFWEPDVVTYHAAGEEIAFPDLEGPPPPAPPPTLVEIRKRQKGRRWPFKLSTSYGLTQVYDTNVFLTPGGAMDSWTTTGDLGFALSYPLGRWNLLSFSYGLGGTYYNGRITRKSFASQNMSLGYRYQPRHDISLNISDAYVNTALPPTNELTNQEQRWENTLSLELAVERSRGLAYTLDVRHSLDKFVGAASGALLNHYDLNLGGSVGVKIQPRTKVYVDYHRELTHFTAGRPADAKGHALGLGISGVLTPKINGRVQGGYNYREQNSTGGTQLVRTWVAGVSLDYQMSRRTSASFSLNRRFNVAVFGASSVGTRASLSLNRRYRRLSIFGAGSLEVDQFTQPASVASGLFGNRRDDLYQAEVGAQYPLLTRLFLTSSYSHVQRHSLFTAQFNYKVDRYSVGLKGTF